A window of the Lolium perenne isolate Kyuss_39 chromosome 7, Kyuss_2.0, whole genome shotgun sequence genome harbors these coding sequences:
- the LOC127316443 gene encoding BAG family molecular chaperone regulator 2 has product MMRGKDHTRAPAFSPMKESVAAAVQEEVWEVRPSGMLVQKRTPDSDPPPGGAPVPTIRVKVKFAGVTHEVYVNSQASFGELKKLMAEKTGLHPDDLKAVYKGREADSKEFLDMIGVRDRSKLTMLEDPSAQARRLIEERRNAKAQRAAKAVSRVSLDVDKLASKVSALETIVNKGGRVVEADVVALTEALMNELVKLDAVAAEGDVKAQRRIQEKRVQKHVEALDAIRAKAAKNTRASPAPNNNKSAARPNHLPPRPPPAHHQQRRQFQHAAPTTATAPAPQTATASWDSFDLLSSAPSSSSAPVSTMAPATTTSPSPKFDWELF; this is encoded by the exons atgatgCGCGGGAAGGATCACACCAGGGCCCCGGCATTCTCCCCGATGAAGgagtcggtggcggcggcggtgcagGAGGAGGTGTGGGAGGTCCGGCCCAGCGGCATGCTGGTGCAGAAGCGCACCCCGGACTCGGACCCGCCCCCCGGCGGCGCGCCCGTGCCCACCATCCGCGTCAAGGTCAAGTTCGCCGGCGTCACCCACGAGGTCTACGTCAACTCGCAGGCCTCCTTCGGGGAGCTCAAGAAGCTCATGGCCGAGAAGACGGGGCTCCACCCGGACGACCTCAAGGCCGTGTACAAGGGCAGGGAGGCCGACTCCAAGGAGTTCCTCGACATGATCGGCGTCAGGGACCGCTCCAAGCTCACCATGCTCGAGGACCCCTCCGCCCAGGCCAGGCGCCTCATCGAGGAGCGGCGGAATGCCAAGGCCCAGCGCGCCGCCAAGGCCGTCTCACGCGTTAGCCTCGACGTCGACAAGCTCGCATCCAAG GTGTCGGCGCTGGAGACGATCGTGAACAAGGGCGGGAGGGTTGTGGAGGCCGACGTGGTCGCGCTCACCGAGGCGCTGATGAACGAGCTGGTGAAGCTGGACGCCGTGGCCGCCGAGGGCGACGTCAAGGCGCAGCGCCGGATCCAGGAGAAGCGCGTGCAGAAGCACGTCGAGGCGCTGGACGCCATCCGCGCCAAGGCCGCCAAGAACACCCGCGCGTCCCCTGCGCCCAATAACAACAAGTCTGCCGCCCGGCCAAACCACCTGCCGCCGCGCCCGCCGCCGGCGCACCACCAGCAGCGCCGGCAGTTCCAACACGCGGCGCCCACCACGGCAACCGCGCCGGCGCCGCAGACCGCGACGGCGAGCTGGGACAGCTTCGACCTCCTGTCCTCCGCGCCGTCCTCCTCCTCGGCCCCGGTGAGCACCATGGCGCCAGCGACCACCACCTCGCCGTCCCCGAAGTTCGACTGGGAGCTCTTCTAG